In Palaemon carinicauda isolate YSFRI2023 chromosome 14, ASM3689809v2, whole genome shotgun sequence, the following proteins share a genomic window:
- the LOC137652897 gene encoding tigger transposable element-derived protein 1-like has protein sequence MPAKHRAPIKESSSEPKKRKMMTSTEKRYGLKSMPLYGETASADTDASHPYMEAEFKKTIKDGQYLPEQVFNMDETGRFWKRMPSRTFFFMYEVHRPGYKVHKDRVTIVMHGNAARFMIKPGLSYKAKIPRALKIKGLPFMVFLLMECAGGHAMDLLYDEMQIKFLNLNITAPIQPMNQGVIPAFMALYSCARIEGLIAAVDNDKNDKEGFTLKKYCRFAPDEIHHSAVEKAVALARKIKDEGFVDMMEEDMNRFIEAHSDPLTEEDLLEMTMLASEEESERARLRNE, from the exons ATGCCTGCTAAGCACCGTGCTCCTATTAAAGAATCCTCTAGTGAaccgaagaagaggaagatgatgacaaGCACTGAAAAG AGATACGGCCTCAAAAGTATGCCTTTGTATGGCGAGACTGCCTCTGCCGACACCGATGCTTCCCATCCTTACATGGAGGCTGAATTTAAAAAAACTATCAAGGATGGCCAGTACCTGCCCGAGCAAGTTTTCAACATGGACGAGACAGGTcgtttttggaagagaatgccatcaCGTACATTCTTCTTCATGTATGAAGTACACAGACCAGGCTACAAGGTGCACAAGGACCGAGTCACAATTGTCATGCATGGTAATGCTGCACGCTTTATGATTAAGCCAGGCCTTAGTTATAAGGCAAAAATTCCACGGGCCTTGAAAATAAAA GGCCTCCCTTTCATGGTCTTTCTCTTGATGGAATGTGCAGGAGGCCATGCAATGGACCTGCTGTATGATGAGATGCAGATCAAGTTTCTGAATCTTAACATCACAGCGCCTATACAGCCGATGAATCAAGGGGTTATTCCTGCATTTATGGCACTCTACTCTTGTGCGAGGATAGAGGGCCTCATCGCGGCAGTTGACAATGACAAAAACGACAAAGAAGGCTTCACGTTGAAAAAGTACTGCC GATTCGCTCCTGACGAAATCCATCACTCAGCAGTGGAGAAGGCGGTGGCGCTGGCCCGCAAAATTAAGGATGAAGGATTTGTTGACATGATGGAAGAAGACATGAACAGATTTATCGAGGCCCATTCAGACCCGCTGACAGAAGAAGACCTCCTTGAAATGACGATGTtagcaagtgaagaagagagtgaaagagCAAGACTAAGAAATGAATAA